Within Primulina tabacum isolate GXHZ01 chromosome 5, ASM2559414v2, whole genome shotgun sequence, the genomic segment GGCGGCTTTACAAAATGTTTGGGAACAAATTCGGGCAGCAATTATCAACTCTGTTGGAAAAATAAAACTACAATTCAATTATATTAGAGATCAAATTTTTGCTGAAGAGGTTCGCATAATGACTTCTGGTGAAAAAATCATCGAGATCTACTCTAAATCTCGAGACTAAAATTATAGGCAAGAGTGGCGAAAATAATTTTAACAGATGACGTGGTAGATACTagtcaaaaaatgaaaaagataGTAAcacatttgaaaataatatgaatTTTTGGAGATGTGGTAAGACTGGTTACTTGAAAAAGAACGGTAAATCAACAAAGAATAATGCAAATGTTGTTACTAAGGAGGTGCATGATGCTCTATTACTATCCATGTGGGTTATGAACTCAGGAGCTTCATTTCATACCACTAGTAATCGTGATGTATTTGATAATTACATCTCTGGCGATACGAAAAGGTTTTCCTGGCTGATGGAACCTTCGGAAATATTTGGTATGGGTGATGTCCATATAAAGATGTCAAATGAATCTGtctaaaaaatcaaaaaattcaTACATGTACCAAAATTGACATTTAATCTGATCTCAATGGGACAGCTCGATGACGAAGGTTATAATGCGACCTTTGATGATGATTCCTAGAAAGTGAACAAAGGAACCATAATTTTTGCTCCAAGAAAGGAAACTGGAACACTTTATATGACTTCTAGTTTTAGATATACATTAGCAGCTATGGATGCTGGAGCTAATTCATGTATATGGTATTGTAGATATGGGTATATGAGTGAGAAGAGGATAAAGATGCTTGTACAAACAGAAGCTATAGGAATTAAATATCATTGAACACAAGCTATGTGAAAGTTGTATTTTTGGAAAACAGAAAAATGTAATTTCAAAAAGCGGTAGAGAACCGGAAGCAGCAAAGTTGGAGCTGGTTCATACCAATGAATGGGGACCATCTCTTGTGACATCCTTAGAGGCTCACGATATTATGTCACATTTATAGATGATTCAATCTGGAAAGTTTaggtttattttctgaaaaataaatctgaTGTTTATAAGATATTTAAAAGATAGAAAGCTATTGTTGAGAATGAGACCAACTTGAAGGTGAAGTGCTTATGGTCTGATAATTGTGGTGAATATGAAGATGAAGAGTTCAAAAAATATTGTGCACAGAGCAGGATCAATATGGAGCAAATCATTTCTAGTACACCTCAGCAGAATGATGTAGCTAAAAAGATTAACCGGACCCTAAATGAACGCGCTAGGAGAACAAAACTTGATCCGAAATCAAAGAAGTGTTTCTTTATTGGTTATGGAGTTAATGATTTTGGTTATCATTTTTGGGATGACCAAAATTGGAAAATCATTCGGAATAGAGATGTAATATTCAATTAGCAAGTATTGTACAAGCACAAGTCAAGCATTGGAGATGAATGTCCCGAAGTCTAGAAGACTGATGAAATTCCATTGACGGATATTCTCGTGAATGAATCGAAAAGCAGTAACCAGGAAGATGAAGAAGCAACTGTACAAGATGATGACCCACAAAAACCAATGATTGAACTCAGAAGATCTTTGAGAAAAATTAGACCACCTAAGAGATACTCTCCTGAACTTCACTATATTTTGCTGTCAGACAAAGTTGAACCTGAGACCTATGAAGAGGCAATGCAAAATTATGATTCAACTAAGTGGGATTTAGCCATGGAAGATGAGATGGATTCACCATCACCCAACAAAACGTGGGAGTTGATAGGACTTCCGCAAGGAAAAAGGGCATTACATAACAAGTGGGTGTACAGGTTAAAATAAGAACATGATGGTAGAAAGCAGAACAAGACAAGACTTGTTATAAAAGGTTTTCAACAAAAAGAAggcattgtttatactgagattttcTCTCCAGTGGTTAAGTTAACCATTATCAAGATTGTACTCGGATTAGtggcaaaaaaatatttatatctaaAGTAGTTAGATGTAAAGACGGGGTTTTTTCACGGTGACCTAGATGAAAAGATTTATATAAGCAGTCATGGGGCTTTAAAgtacaagaaaaataaaaatggtgtgcaaacttcagaagagcttgtacggtctaaaacaagctccaagacaaTGATTCAAGAAATTTGATGGATTCATGAGTAATAATGGTTTCCTGAGGTGTCAGGCTGATCACCGTTGTTATGTGAAGAAGCTTAATGATTCTTATATCATTCTACTattatatgtagatgatatgttgACAACATGAGCTATGAGCTTGTCTGGTGGAGATTAATAAAATcagaaaatatttatcaaaagaATTTGCTATGAAGGATTTGGACACTGCAAAAAAATCCTTGGAATGGGGATCACAGATCGGTTAATGAAATCTTGAAATTATCTCAAAAAGAGTACGTGAAAAAGGTGATTAGCATATTTAATATGGATGAAGCTAAACTGTGAGTACTCTTTTGGCGAGTCATTTTAAATTAACCAAAGCACAATCATAATCAACGGAGCAGTAGCATACTTATATGAACAaggttccttatgcttctgatgtcggaagcctcatgtatgcaatggtatgtacaagaccagacatagcacATGCAGTGGGAGTTGTAAGCAAGTTTATTAGCAATTCTGGAAAATAACATTGGAAGAAGATAAATAGATTCTAAGGTACTTTAAGGTACTGCTAGTTTATTTTTATGCTTCAGAAGGCCaaatttaagtttaaaaggTTTTGTCGATGCCGACATGGATGGTGACCTGGATGACAGGAAAAGTACCACTGGGTTTGTATTCACATTAGGTGGTACGATAGTAAGCTGGGTGTCTAAGCTGCGAAAGATAGTTGCGCTTTCGACTACTGAGGCTGAGTATGTTGCAGTTACAGAAGCTAGCAAGGAGATGATATTGTTAAGATCATTTGTAGAGGAATTGGGCCAGAAGCTTGAGAATAGCATTTTACTTTGTGATAGTCAAAGTGCCATTTATTTAGCAAAAAATCTCATTTATCATGCTAGGACGAAAAATATATAGGTTTGATACTATTTCATCATATAAGTTTTGGAAGATGGAATCTTGATGTTTGAGAAGATTCCTGGAAGTAAAAATCCACTTGATATGCTCACGAAGACGGTAACTAGTGACAAAATGAAGTTGAACACAACTTCAGTCGGACTACAAGTATAAGAAAAGAGATATGTGTTGTATTGGTGGTGTGAagacatgattgaaatcaagttttcaagtgggagaatgtaaaGGATTGGAAGGACTTTGTCAATCAAAGTTAGGAAAAGTTAGGCAAATTAGGTTGGAAACTTGACTTGGAATACATGCATTCAAAGGTAATAGATAAAGAATTTCACctattcacaaattaaattaatcCATGTTCACACAATGAAattcacctataaatagatgcgttcatttatcattttagtTATCTCATCCAAACTTTCTAAGCAGCCTAAATTGAGCGAGAgcaaaaagaaaaatgttttttcttgagttttgagagattctcttgtgtgagttagagaaattattttctagaTTATACTCGGGGTTGGGATTGTGAGGGATCTAGTTTTTTTGTATACACTTGTAATATTTCTTTCAATAAAGATTTACGATAGTTTTGTTAGGTTCTTgtagatattttatgattatcaTCGCTTCAGACTTCAGTGTAATACCTAACACGGGGACATCTAAAAGTTGTGAACAGAGTCAGACGACTGTAGATGCTCTTATACACGCTTTTTTGGGAGCTGTTGATGGTGGGTGAGGTTGATAGCTCAATGTTGGGCCAAAGGGCTACAAATACGGATAAACGTTTTTTCAATAACCAGGGTTTGGCCATTTCAAGATCCAAATATGCCCGAAAGTTCACTCCAAAATGGAGCTGCAAACAACTAACTTAAAATTCTAGTGTTAACGACCATCTCGTCGAGTTAAAAACTAATAATTATCATGGTTCGCATTCGCGGTCGCGGAGACCGTCGCCGAGGTCACCGTTTCAGTTCTCATGACATTTCGCGGAACGATCTCGACgtagatattttttaaaaattaatataaattgaaaattttggaaaatatttaaaaataagtaaatcaaaataaatatcatttaaatagattatttgatgaaaacaatatagtaaatatattttttaattttattcacgTCTTATTGAATTACAAAGCATATCTTTGTTTTATATTGAATTTTTCACAACCTTCtcaaaattaaaaatactaTTAAGAAAAATTTTGGGTTGTAATCAATTAAACTTTTGATCAATTGGAGGTACATATGTTAACCCAAATTGGAAACAAATTTCTTCAAAGCTTACTTTAGAGTTACATATTATTTAACATCAACTAAAATACATCAactaaaatcaatattttacaatcaatttaattattttattattacacATTCTGATGAAAATTTCCTAATATAAATAGTTAAATCTCAGTGTAGCTCTTCTTTCTTTGATGGATGGAGCGGGAAGTAGACTCGAGGTTCACAGTTAAATATTCTTTACAGCAAACCTTGCAATTGTTCGTTTGTGTATTCAAGTATTCCAGAATACTTTGCTCCtatattccttttttttttctttttatcgtTCCGTTCTGTGTCGTTTCGTCGATTCTTGTCGTTCCACCGATAACACGACGTTTTCTATCTACGTAACGACGTCCCAAAGTATCAACGTTCACACCCTGAAACTTCGTCAAGGTGGGCCTCATTCCCGCTCTGGAACGGGCTTTTCGGTTGTTTCGATACCGTTTTGCAAACCATGATCACTGGCACTACAGAATTCTGATAAACTTTCCAAGAAACGACGTTGTTCATCAAATACAGTTGATGATTAAAAGACTCGGAGTAAAAACACAAAGACAACCTTCTGATCGGTGGATTCAGGCGAGCCTTGCTGAAGATGGTACATCCAGTTAGTACTTTCACGTTCTGTTCCCACCGTTACCGTTCCGTTCCACCGTTAAAGCGCCTCTATAACGTCAAAGAATAGCGCTACAAAGCAATCACCGATTTACCATAAAACTTTGGAACGTCAATGACCGTTCCCGTTCCGGAACGGGCGTTCCGGCCGCGCCGCAACCGTTCCGACGAACCatgataataattaataatattgtACTCTAACGTTAAATGTATTAATCACGAACAAATTTGGTAAAGGCTAATTATATAATGGGTAATTTGAGAGACATTGAAATGGTTTACTTGTTCAATTTTCTCTTTTTCCCGAGAGTAGTATAAGAATTACTGTATTTGTATGAGGTATGACTCCATGTTAATCGAATTGCCTGGCAACGTTAATCTTGATCTGACATTATTGGAATAGCAAATTATTATTAATGTGGCTTTGAATTACATCAGTAGATTCTTGATCGAATATATCACACCCGGAACCTAAATACGGTATCGGCAATATCTTCAAAAGTTAATACGAAGCTTtcgaaaaatatttaagttCAGAATTAATATCGGACGTCTCTTGGTAACTACCAAGTACTGATCTAAATATGTAGGATCGGGCGATTGTGTGttaccaaaaactataactGGTGGTAACGgtgtaactcaaatcttttaaaccgtacaTCAGGTCAAGCACTACGTTTCGATTATTTTGCTCAGTAGGAACAAATATTGTGCACAACAGTCTTTCTCTCAATAATTACACttattgcaatcaatgagaatcgaaacGAATGACCTTAATTATATAACCGAACGTTTGTCAGCATTAATAGatgacataattaattagcatgtATTGCAACTCGTTTTGAATAGTGCCATCCAATTTTACTAGCTAATCagaacataattaaatatatcaCTAATTTTCCATAAATAAATATAAGGCAAATTCCAATGTGTGAATAGATATGTGACCAAAATCCCTATCGCattataattaaaaacataaaaataaatgaactattatttttcttttgtaaatatatttctaaataaaaatattagcaTTTTTAACTCAAAAGAAGATTTCCCATCATCACATTTTATGTATCAAAGCCAATTATAAAAGGGATCCTTATCCACCCAAAGCATAATTGAGGAGTTCAATTAATGGAAAACTGTGCATGTGGGTCATTTCTTTGTTTGGACGAGTTGGTCCACATCACGTGGAGTAGCtatcactatatatatatatatatgtgtgtgtgtgtgtgtgtgtgtgttcaaTTGCTAGTAAGCTTCGATCGTTAACTTGGAGCAAAGATCTTGGCCTCGAGTTTTGTGAACTAAATAAATGCAAAATGACTTGATTTTGCATCAATTTGAACCCAAAAACGacatatacaattttttttattacttggTAGCCACGAgatcttttgaaaattttccagtTTTTAGATTTGAGATTGTAAAATTTTACATTTGAAATTTCATAAGCTTTTTACTAAATGTTTCCGACCGAATTCACCTAAAACCATGTCCATATGGTCAAGATTAGAGAGACTAGGTTTTTTCGaggaattaattaattaagttcgGTTATATAATACATTatgtaattataaaattatatgtgtgtgtttttgaaaataaaaaaaaaatgaagtattttgCAATATATTTAGAGGATATGGATTAGAGACGGTTTTTAAAAATGGAGATCACGGATCTCTATTTTGGAGGATAGAAGATGAAAAATAGAAGATATGAGTTGGAGATGACCTTAGCGGGGAAATGAATCCAAAACTTAGCATAAGATTTTCCCTTCAGCACAGTTTCAAGTATCGCATAAATAATTTGTTTATCATATGTCATGTTTAGTTTGTCgtgctatttatttatttactaattttttatcttatatcaatcaaattattgaatttaaattataatattatccTTAATAAAAGATATTATTAATATCgtaaattattaaaatgataatttatcattttatctcaaatttaatccATCTCATCaaacaaattattatttattagttAAATCAATTACTATATTAACTATACTGTTTATTATATTAGATTATTATCGGTATTAAATTGACCAAATATGGACAAAACTAAACATCGGATACCCCTTAGCCACGATCAACTTGAACCTTTTCCTATTTATATAGTTCTTTGCAAAATAGAAAAAATTGGACATTTGTGGTAAATAACATTCATTCCGGTCGTCAACTTTACGCCTAACTATATCTCCAAGAATTGGATATCTTGTCCCCAAGATATCgacattattgaaatattttcacTTCTCTGATGGCCTGTATATTATACAAGAGTacgtaggtatcttgtgagacggtttcacgaatttttatctgtgagataggtcaaccctaccgatattcacaataaaaagtaatacttttagcataaaaaattaatattttttcatggataacccaaatacaATATCCGTCTCACGaaatatgactcgtgagaccgtctcacacaaatttttgccactATACGATGCTTGTTTCTCCGTTGCCaaatttaatacatgttttttaaaaaatctatgAACCAAGATTATTGTTATTTGAGAATCTAGAGGGTCAGTTTAAATTTGCATGGaacgaatatatatataattcttgGGCAGCAAGTGGAGGagtgaattcaagaaaattacATTAATGTTTGCACATCCTTTGTTTTTCCTagcataaaatataaacattattaaaaattaaaattatttttgtaaaatttaaatttaattataactTTTGCTTCCATATTAAGATAATACGATTGTGAGAAGTTTTTGAACAAGCAATTTACTTTTCTGCATCttaatatttaaatcctaattattaaatatttctgAAAAACaatcaagataaatttgaaCATTCATCGAAAttatgaaatataatttttctaaaGGGCTTACATATAGTAATATAAATAATagtactaataataataataataaagatatATCTCACCATTATATTCAGGAAAAAGCTTTCTATTAATTTGAAGTCTAatcattgaattttttttagtacagTTCATAATTTTGAACTCTTAAAGCATTGCTCCAATGGAGCAGCCCCTCCTcctaaataatataatatccaGATTTTAatgtaataataaattttttgtaaaaattcaAAGACAACAATTGAAaatgataattcaaatacaaatgtaaatataaaatataagaattaatatatgtaaaattaaaagaatatttatttaatatttgaagTAAATAAATTCAAGTTGAATGTTGAGttcaatgaaaaaaattaactaTTTTAATACAAAATTCACACTTTAATCGAATTAATAACTAGAGAGGGTCTTACTAGCCACTAAAAATTAAAGGCGTCAAAAGAttgaaaaattacattttttaaaaaatatatagatattatatattaaattataatattttttttcagatAACTCCAGACAATAACAAATATCTCACCGATCACTCAATTTTGTCACACTGAAACTCACGAActttttttgtaaaaaagaaTTGTTGACAAGATGATCCCGCGAAGCTGGACATAAAGGTTGGTGATTTAAGCATAAGTTAAATAAGTCTATACATTTCCAAGAAAGCTCCCCCTTCGTTAGGGATACATTAAACCAAAGATTTAGCCAAGAATGGCTTCTTAGGAGCCAAGAGTCGTCGGTTAGTCCACCGGCTTTTACATTTATCTACATAGCTAAAAACTAGGCCTACACAACTAAAGTAATAACCCCCGAagatacatgcatatacattcCGTCTAAGGGAGGAGATGGGGTAGATTCAGGAATCCCGATTAGTTAGAGTCAGCAAACAGCAAACCAACCGCATGCAAAAGAGTTGGGGCGATCACTCGAATGTCATTTGCAAACCATTTTGAGTCTCTTAGCAGCCTGCACGAACCCTGAGATGACTTGCAGCTCATCCAATTGCTGCACAAGTGAAAGACATGTGATAAAAGGGGGGAAAAATCGGCAGCTTATGAACTCCTTTACCACCTGGGGTATCTAGTTTTATAAAGTGTTTTAACAGATATAAAATAGCTAATGGCAGTGTCGATTGCATGGATGTCTGGACACCGGGAGTGAAAATTTGTTTGACTGCAGTGAAAGAAAATGAGTTACAAGTCATTAACAGGACTAGCGTAACGTTACCTGCGACATGAAATGCTTCTGAACAACATCGATTAGTTGCTCTTTAGAAGGATTGGGATTAGAATCCACCTAATGGACACATTAGGTTGGcatcataatataaataattagatGTCAAATTTACGCATTAATATATAATTCAGATCACATCCTTATGTCATTATAAGAAACTACTCACAAGGTTAAAGTGCCGAAAATATCTCCATAATGCAGCCACCTCAAGTTTGCTGAGGTCGACCTTCTGTGCGAAAAGGTTTGATTAGTGGAAATAAAATTAATGTAAAAATATGGACACCCTTTTACTTCTTTTAAGAGAAAATGTAGATGTCTCTTACCGTGGAGCCCCTTGTAGTAGAAACAGAATCTTTCGACTGTGAGTCGCAAGAGAGTGACCGTCTTATGGATTTGTGAGACAACCCAAATGACCGATGCATACGATGCCTTGATCTATGCGATTTTTGGGTATCATCGGATGCTAAGAAAATGGTGTCGTGACACAATCATCAGATTATGTGGTGGGCCAAAAGAATAAAGGATTGAACATCAGATTGATAAAAAGTATGCAAAAAGCAGGTAAAATAATGGCGGGGgagaaaaataaatgaaaagaaTCCAATGCTACAACCTCAGCAACCTTTCAAAAATTGTATAATTGTTGAATTGAAAGAAAGCATTAAATAAGATGTACAATTTTACCCTAAGGCAAAAAAAGCCCCATTCAAGTTTCAAATGAATCATAATGTCTTGCATATGATCATAAAAAGAATGCTACCTAATTTCAGTAATTCACctaaaaattttgaatgctACCCAGATTCAAAATTAAGTATTCAAGCCAGGAAAAAAAATAGTATCTGATTTAGCAGCGGAATATTAAAATCAAGTAAATCTTTTAAGGTAAACACAACACTCGTTAATACCTGAGCCATTCCACTGCACATGTTCAAATTCAAAGTCGTCGTCTTCCTCGTTCCCTGTTGGAGCTTCGAGGACACTTAAGGCATTCCTTTGTAGCTTCACCTCAATCCCATTTGTAAGAACCTACGGTTTTGTAATGACATCAAAATCTTTCATCCGTAACCAAAAAGAACTATTTGAAGTAATACTTTCCCAATACTTTAAAAGTAGATTAAGATCTTAATATACGAGGAAAAAAATGTAATATGCAAACCAAAGTAGGCACAGACACACGCACAATCCCAAAGACTGTCTCCCGTAATGAAACTATTATTATGCATaacaaattataattttcaacaatCGTGCAGAGAAATATGATATACTGACATTGAAgacagagaaaaaaaaaatcagagaaTGATTGAATAGCAAACTCTGCACAATTTCATATGCCAGTAGCTATTGCTATTAATTTACCAACTATTGTATTCTTCATATTGTGGAAATAAAACTCCACGATTAATCATTGAAATGATCAAATCCAAGAAATCAATGTAAAACATCACTAAAATTGTAGAGAAATAAAATAACGACATCAATAGGATCAAAACCAAAGGAGATGATATTATTAGAGATAGATCTGCTAATAAAGAGACCCATGCAGCAAAATCCCAGATGCtaatacaaaaaaattaagTAGAAAATGGGATTATAATTGAAACCAAAACTTCAGACTTTTCAGAAATACACTGCAAGCAACACATCCTTTTCAAATTCAACAATAAAAACCGAATCTTTTGGCcataaataatcatgaaatccCCCGAAACACAAACATAAGCATCCCACATTACTCCACCGAACTAAAATTGGGCATTCAAAAAGTCGATAAGGAAAACAAAAACCGCAAAATCAAACATAAAATCCAAAACAAACTCCcaagaaaacaaaaaagaacCAAACTTTCCACCATCAATTACCAGCCAATGCCATCCACCAAGACCAACAGCTTTCTTCACCACTCCATGAAGCCCAACAAGTACGGATTTGGTACGGTTATTCCCAGTCACCACAACCTTCGTGTGGCGCGGCAGTACAGAAAGCTCCTCCTCACTACTATCCCCACAGCTCTGCAACTGCGACGAATGCGATGAAAATCCCCCATTACTCTCCATCACCGTGGCAGTTTACAGCATTTTCAACACTGTCCCAACTCCTTATGTAACGAAACTCACACTCACAGAAAGATGTTGCATTACTGAATCCAAAAATGGAGTCTTTGGGCGAAAGGGTGCTGGAAAATGGGGGGAATTTTGGGTTTTCTCAGAGAGAGAAACACAGAGCTCAAAGAGAGAGAGGGGATGAGAGTGACGCTGTATGTGTGTTTTTTCTCGCTATAATTTTAGCTTTAATTATTGTTGGTGGAGGCTGTGAATCCCAAAGGGCCAAAGTTGACGAATGGGTGAGGTCCACGTGGTGTGGAAGAGTCGTCAATCATGCATTAGGGGGGCTTGCGTCTCGGCGTGATGCAAACACCACTTGCAGCAGGATGGGTTGACCGTTTGACCTGCTGGAGAATGGTGTCCGAGGATTGCTAAATTACCGTTTTATCCTTTGCTTTCTCTAACGTCGATATTTTTTAGGTTTCTGACTCAATGACAATGTTTGAATAACTGAACGATTATCGAacatcaatcaaaataaaaaaatatatttatcaagatttataaaataaaataaactctaatatattaaaataataattttaacaaatttaaaatcaaaataattatgtatataatcaaaaagaaaaggaaaaaattgaACCAATCTAACCTATTATTGATCGATTTTAACTAATTTGATCGATAAAACGGTTTTTCAAATTTGGTTAAGACTTATGACTAGGATGTAAATGAACTAAActgtttgtgagctattcgaagttTGATTCGATAAAAAACTcatttgagctcgtttaatgagactcgttaagataaacgaatCAAGT encodes:
- the LOC142547233 gene encoding uncharacterized protein LOC142547233 isoform X2, producing the protein MESNGGFSSHSSQLQSCGDSSEEELSVLPRHTKVVVTGNNRTKSVLVGLHGVVKKAVGLGGWHWLVLTNGIEVKLQRNALSVLEAPTGNEEDDDFEFEHVQWNGSASDDTQKSHRSRHRMHRSFGLSHKSIRRSLSCDSQSKDSVSTTRGSTVDLSKLEVAALWRYFRHFNLVDSNPNPSKEQLIDVVQKHFMSQQLDELQVISGFVQAAKRLKMVCK
- the LOC142547233 gene encoding uncharacterized protein LOC142547233 isoform X1, coding for MESNGGFSSHSSQLQSCGDSSEEELSVLPRHTKVVVTGNNRTKSVLVGLHGVVKKAVGLGGWHWLVLTNGIEVKLQRNALSVLEAPTGNEEDDDFEFEHVQWNGSASDDTQKSHRSRHRMHRSFGLSHKSIRRSLSCDSQSKDSVSTTRGSTKVDLSKLEVAALWRYFRHFNLVDSNPNPSKEQLIDVVQKHFMSQQLDELQVISGFVQAAKRLKMVCK